In the genome of Vicia villosa cultivar HV-30 ecotype Madison, WI linkage group LG7, Vvil1.0, whole genome shotgun sequence, one region contains:
- the LOC131616046 gene encoding KH domain-containing protein At3g08620-like, with protein MSGLYNPNNNNNNFSPVRAASPQIRPTVPSDMDSQYLSELLAEYQKLGPFIKILPNSSRLLNQEILRVSGMLSNQGFGDLDRLRHRSPSPMASSNLMSNVTGTGMGGWNSFQQERICGAPGLAMDWQGTPASPNSYNIKRILRLEIPVDTYPNFNFVGRLLGPRGNSLKRVEATTGCRVFIRGQGSIKDPDKEEKLKGRPGYEHLNEPLHILIEADLPANIVDMKLRQAREIIEELLTPVDESEDFIKRQQLRELALLNSNFREESPGPSGSVSPFNSSGTSGMKRAKTGR; from the exons ATGTCTGGGCTGTATAAtcctaacaacaacaacaacaacttctctCCGGTGAGAGCCGCTTCTCCTCAGATTAGACCCACGGTACCTTCAGACATGGACAG CCAGTATCTTTCCGAGTTGCTTGCGGAGTATCAGAAGCTTGGACCCTTTATCAAAATTCTTCCCAACTCAAGTCGTCTCTTGAATCAAG AAATATTAAGAGTTTCTGGAATGTTGTCCAATCAAGGTTTTGGAGACTTAGACAGACTACGGCACAGAAGCCCTAGTCCCATGGCTTCTTCAAACCTGATGTCAAATGTCACTGGAACAGGGATGGGTGGATGGAATAGTTTTCAGCAGGAG AGAATATGTGGAGCTCCTGGACTGGCAATGGACTGGCAAGGCACGCCGGCAAGTCCTAACTCATACAATATAAAAAGGATTTTGCGCTTGGAAATTCCTGTTGATACATACCCCAAT TTCAATTTTGTTGGAAGACTCCTGGGGCCTAGAGGAAATTCTCTGAAACGGGTAGAAGCTACTACAGGATGCAGGGTGTTTATTAGAGGACAGGGATCAATAAAGGATCCAGACAAG GAAGAAAAATTGAAAGGAAGACCTGGATATGAGCATCTCAATGAGCCACTCCACATATTGATTGAGGCTGATTTACCCGCTAATATTGTTGACATGAAGCTTAGGCAGGCTCGGGAAATTATAGAGGAATTGCTAACACCTGTG GATGAGTCAGAGGACTTCATAAAGAGGCAGCAGTTGCGGGAATTGGCATTGCTGAATTCAAATTTTAGAGAAGAGAGTCCTGGGCCAAGCGGCAGTGTATCTCCGTTTAATTCTAGTGGAACAAGTGGAATGAAGCGAGCAAAAACGGGTAGATGA
- the LOC131616047 gene encoding acid phosphatase 1-like: MMLKIKSVQTIVAGLTFLLALLTNLLLKLQRQHNRKAQKLQTMMMIRSELDSSSSSEVDDERYGLSWRLAVETNNNVRPWKTVPARCYKHVENYILDGQYELDMNIIVDEIIFYAKSQIPVPSNKDAWILDVDDTCISNIPYYKNKRFGCEPFDSTMFKAWINKGMCPANPVVLRLFKTLIQKGFKVFLLTGRYEGTLAKITMDNLHSQGFIGYQRLILRSDEYKGQSAVKYKSSIRKEIEKEGYRIWGNVGDQWTDLQGDSLGNRTFKLPNPMYCIS; this comes from the exons ATGATGCTAAAGATAAAGAGTGTGCAAACCATAGTGGCAGGGCTAACGTTTTTGTTGGCCTTATTGACCAACCTACTCTTGAAGCTACAGAGGCAGCACAACCGTAAGGCTCAGAAACTACAGACGATGATGATGATCAGATCTGAATTAGATTCTTCTTCTTCGTCCGAGGTTGATGATGAGAGGTATGGCCTGAGTTGGAGATTGGCGGTGGAGACAAATAATAATGTGCGTCCATGGAAGACAGTGCCAGCTCGTTGCTATAAACATGTTGAGAATTACATCCTTGATGGACAATACGAACTTGACATGAACATCATCGTAGACGAAATTATTTTCTATGCAAAATCACAGATCCCTGTTCCCAGTAATAAAGATGCTTGGATATTAGACGTGGATGATACATGTATCTCTAATATTCCTTATTACAAAAATAAGCGATTCGG ATGCGAGCCGTTTGATTCAACCATGTTTAAGGCATGGATCAACAAGGGAATGTGTCCTGCAAATCCTGTGGTACTAAGACTGTTTAAAACATTGATACAAAAAGGTTTCAAGGTGTTCTTACTAACGGGTAGATACGAAGGAACCCTCGCTAAAATCACTATGGACAACTTACATAGCCAAGGATTCATCGGATACCAACGCCTTATTTTGAG GAGTGATGAATACAAAGGACAGAGTGCAGTGAAATACAAGTCATCCATTAggaaagagatagagaaagaaggTTATAGAATATGGGGAAATGTTGGAGACCAGTGGACTGACTTACAAGGAGACTCTTTGGGGAATCGTACTTTCAAACTTCCTAATCCTATGTATTGCATTTCATGA